A single genomic interval of Psychroserpens sp. NJDZ02 harbors:
- a CDS encoding class I SAM-dependent methyltransferase, whose product MNKINFLKESLKTLKTSGTLFPSSRFLASKLLKEIEFSTAKLIVEFGPGNGVITKEILKRLQPDATLITFEINDVFYKALLKIEDSRLIVSNQSADKVLDVIKQHGFESTDYIVSSLPLTNIPKPITEVILDSAFKCLNSKGYFSQFQYSLTYYAALKEKFNGNVALGFEPLNAPPAFVYTCQKD is encoded by the coding sequence TTGAACAAAATTAATTTTTTAAAAGAATCACTAAAAACCTTAAAAACGTCTGGGACATTATTTCCTAGTTCTAGATTTTTAGCCTCAAAATTATTAAAAGAGATAGAATTTAGTACTGCTAAATTAATCGTTGAGTTTGGACCTGGAAATGGTGTAATTACAAAGGAAATCTTGAAAAGATTACAGCCAGATGCAACACTTATTACTTTCGAAATAAATGATGTTTTTTACAAAGCATTATTAAAAATAGAGGATTCTAGATTAATTGTTTCAAATCAATCTGCAGATAAGGTTCTGGACGTCATAAAGCAACATGGTTTTGAATCTACGGATTATATTGTTTCTAGCTTACCTTTAACTAATATTCCTAAACCAATTACAGAAGTTATACTGGATAGCGCCTTTAAATGTTTAAACTCCAAAGGTTATTTTTCTCAGTTTCAATATAGTTTAACCTACTATGCTGCTTTAAAAGAAAAGTTTAATGGTAATGTTGCTTTAGGATTCGAGCCTTTAAACGCTCCACCTGCTTTTGTTTATACTTGTCAAAAAGACTAA
- a CDS encoding glycine--tRNA ligase, with translation MANNDDQFKKVISHAKEYGYVFQSSEIYDGLSAVYDYAQNGAELKKNIRDYWWKAMVQMHDNIVGIDAAIFMHPTTWKASGHVDAFSDPLIDNKDSKKRYRADVLVEDYCLKIESKIDKEVAKAAKRFGESFNKEEFLATNGRVLGYQEKIDTILKRLGKSLEAEDLADVKALIEELEIACPLSGSRNWTDVKQFNLMFGTKLGATAETAMDLYLRPETAQGIFVNFLNVQKTGRMKIPFGIAQTGKAFRNEIVARQFIFRMREFEQMEMQFFIKPGTQQKWFEHWKETRMKWHLSLGMGQDNYRFHDHEKLAHYADAATDIEFKFPFGFKELEGIHSRTDFDLKQHEEFSGKKLQYFDHEENKSYTPYVLETSIGLDRMFLAVFSNALVEEELDNNTTRTVLKLPAVLAPVKAAVFPLVKKDGLPEVAKEIVEDLKWDFNVFYDEKDAVGKRYRRQDANGTPFCITVDHQTLEDKTVTIRHRDTMDQRRVAISELKEIIKKEVDVKEWLMKM, from the coding sequence ATGGCAAACAACGACGATCAATTTAAAAAAGTAATCTCTCACGCAAAGGAGTATGGTTACGTATTCCAAAGTAGCGAAATCTACGATGGACTTAGCGCAGTTTACGACTACGCTCAAAACGGAGCAGAATTAAAGAAAAACATACGCGACTACTGGTGGAAAGCAATGGTGCAAATGCATGATAATATTGTAGGTATTGATGCTGCAATATTTATGCATCCAACCACTTGGAAAGCCTCAGGACACGTCGATGCATTTAGTGATCCTTTAATTGATAATAAAGATTCTAAAAAGCGTTACAGAGCTGATGTTTTGGTGGAAGATTACTGCCTTAAAATAGAATCTAAAATAGATAAAGAGGTTGCTAAAGCTGCAAAACGTTTTGGTGAGTCTTTTAATAAAGAAGAATTTCTAGCAACTAACGGAAGGGTTTTAGGATATCAAGAAAAAATTGATACCATCTTAAAACGTTTAGGCAAATCTTTAGAAGCGGAAGATTTAGCGGATGTTAAAGCATTAATCGAAGAGTTAGAAATAGCTTGTCCTTTAAGCGGAAGCAGAAACTGGACGGATGTTAAGCAATTTAATCTAATGTTTGGTACCAAGCTTGGTGCGACAGCAGAGACTGCAATGGACTTGTATTTACGTCCAGAAACAGCACAAGGTATATTTGTAAACTTCTTGAATGTTCAAAAAACGGGAAGAATGAAAATTCCTTTCGGAATTGCACAAACAGGTAAAGCCTTTAGAAATGAAATTGTTGCAAGACAATTTATTTTTAGAATGCGTGAGTTTGAACAAATGGAAATGCAATTTTTTATCAAGCCAGGAACACAGCAAAAATGGTTCGAGCACTGGAAAGAAACAAGAATGAAATGGCATCTTTCTTTAGGAATGGGACAAGATAATTACCGTTTTCATGACCATGAAAAATTAGCGCATTATGCAGATGCAGCAACAGATATAGAATTTAAATTTCCTTTCGGATTTAAAGAATTAGAAGGAATACACTCACGTACAGATTTTGATTTAAAACAACATGAAGAGTTTTCTGGTAAAAAGCTTCAGTATTTTGATCACGAAGAAAATAAAAGTTACACACCGTATGTTTTAGAAACTTCTATTGGTTTAGATCGTATGTTTTTAGCAGTATTTTCTAATGCTTTAGTTGAAGAAGAATTAGATAACAATACAACAAGAACCGTTTTAAAATTACCCGCAGTTTTAGCTCCTGTAAAAGCAGCTGTTTTTCCTTTAGTGAAAAAGGATGGTTTACCAGAGGTGGCAAAAGAAATTGTTGAAGACTTGAAATGGGACTTTAATGTGTTTTATGACGAAAAAGATGCAGTTGGTAAGCGTTATAGACGTCAGGATGCTAATGGTACACCATTTTGTATTACAGTAGATCACCAAACGTTAGAAGATAAAACAGTTACTATTCGTCATAGAGATACAATGGATCAAAGACGTGTTGCTATTTCAGAGCTTAAAGAGATCATCAAAAAAGAAGTTGATGTTAAAGAGTGGTTAATGAAAATGTAA